In Fragaria vesca subsp. vesca linkage group LG5, FraVesHawaii_1.0, whole genome shotgun sequence, the genomic stretch ACTGTTTGATTGTTTTCGATTAGATACCTTAAACGTTTGTAATGTAATTATCTTTTCATGAGTAATGGGGACAGAAAAATTAAAGAACTTTTAGATCATCTGGATAGAACTGCATAAGAGCATTTCCAATAGCTCTTGTATTAATTATTTATTAAAGAGGAGGAAAACACAAAATCTATAACAACTCTTCTATTAAAGAGGAGCTATTATTTTTCTGTATAATTTAATGAATTTATATAAATATTATATATTTATTCAAATCAAACCCCAAATCATATGTTAATGTTTTAATTTTATGATGTTTTTTTTAGGAGAGAGAGTGAATTCTAAAAGGCAAGCAATAAATTTAAAAAATTTCTTCTTGAATATACAAATTTTAAAGTTTCTATAGATATATATAGAGCACAATGTTCTAAAAAACGTTAGGCGTTAGTTGGGCGGACAACCGGTGACTAGCGTCTAGACAGGTTAATCGGGAGATTAATTGGTTTTTTAGCTCTCTAGACAGAAACAGTGAAGTACCGCCTAATGCCTAGGCGGGGATTAATCGGCTTTAGACGGGGATTTTTAGAACATTGATAGAGCATATGTTTCTCACTTTTCGTATTATAGAGAATGTTTTACATGAGTTGTTGGAGCTTAAAAATAGTGTTTTCCCTCTAAAACATATATAATTCTATCTTTACATGAGTTGTTGGAGTTGCTCTAACATATATATCCCCTTGTGGGGTATTCACAAGAGAAAAAAAATAAACTAATCTATTGGTGATGGGGCTTATAACAATTGAATATTTTCTGAGACGAGACTCTTACTGTTTCAATTCAGCCGAAAATAGATCTGGCTAAAATAATCATTATTTAAGCTGATAATCTCCTGCGCTCTTATTAAGTAAGTCGACATACTTGGAAGGAAATAACCAACGAGATCACCAACATCTGTACCACAATAATAACAAATCCAAAACGTTAAAACAAATTAAGCTTGTAGTTGATTACTTGTGTTCTTAAACACTTGTGAGAAACATCCATTCTTAGAGATCAGTAGTCAAATATATATCATGCATAAACTGTTTAGTAATATAATTAGCCAAATAATACATCTTAACTCGTTTTACCAAGATAAACCATTTATCTTTTGCAAAATTTGGATGACTAAACAATCTGAATTTGATTGATATCTTCAAGTTATAAGAAGCATAGAAATTGATCTCTAATCTTGTGCATGTAGAGTAAAGCGATAAATCATGTATGTATAATTCTAGAGTTCGATCAGTTGCGTTACCTTTTTGTAGTTCATTTGAATTTTGTCGATGAATAATATAGGAATTTTTTCATTCACTTTAAGTCTTTCTTTTATGAAGAATTCAAACACACTTTGGATTATGAAACTGCATTCGTTCAAATTCGTGACTGCTATAGAAGAGCAATATGAGCATGGCTCTCGGCCATCACCAAGGTTTAGACATCTTGTTCCTCCATTTTCCTATATACATTTATATACACAGGCAATCAACGAAAAAGTTTCAGTTTGCTTATTTTATATCTAGATAGAATATAGCGTCTGGTAATATTTTTTTGTAGGACATTTAATCTTGATTGGAGGAGCCAATGAAATAAATCTCGATTATGAAACAAGTATTACACCGGTACCATACGGATGCCAAACTCGTATCATGCTTTACTTCCTCCTGTACAAGGGAGTTCAAAGAAATAAGAACGCCTCAAGATCGATCAATTCAAAATTAGAGTTTGATGAAGAGAAACTCTACGGTTTTGCAAAAAAGTATAGAGTTTCAACAGACATGGATGAATCAGAAGTCATAGAATAAAAGAAAAGAGGGAACAATACTTAGAGAGTCGGTATTCTGCGACATATCTATAGTTCTATAGGATCGTGGATTAGGGTTTACGGACCCTGAATGTTCGAGTCCCTTTTATATATACGAGCAAATATATCCTTTTCCTAGACGATACCAAACAAAAAAAAAAAAAAAAAATAACCACCATTAATATTGTTCTGAACCCCAACCGACAAGCAAAAAAAAAAAAAAAAAAGTACCGATCAATTTCATATCTACCATGGCCACAACATGTCCCTCCTCTTCCGCTGAACGCGAAGGGACGGCGGCGCCGTCGTTGAAGCTCTGACATTGGTGAAAAATACCCTACACTTTATCATGCATGTGTGAAGAATGAAGATGGGTAGTTGAGAAACTATGATATATAGTATAGCAAAAACACATTTATTGATTTGTGGTATGCTACATGCATGGGTCACAACACTTCATATAAAAAGTACGTTGGTCAAGATACAGTACGTATCACACTCTACATGGGTATGTACCGTATCATAATAATCGATAATTTACAAGTCAGAATTTGTATCCTAATCAAGTTAAACTCATTAGTAATCACTATGAGATTTACTGTGCGTGATACTTAAAATTGAGTTGGATCAACAGCACTGGTTAGCTATCTTCTGAGAAATCAGGCTCGTTAGGCTTAAACAACTTTTTGGGCATTGTGGCACTGCTCGTTGCTTCATGATCAAGCCGTGTTGCCACCTTGCGAAGTCCTCTTTTGGTGTTTGCAGCAAACTTGGAAGCCAAAATTGCAGGCCCGAGTGGAATGTGCAACTGCTCTGCCGCACTACTCAGCGATGAGGTCTTGCTAGGACCTTCACCACCGTCGTCGTCGTCGTCATCTGCACCACTAGTTGATTCATTGTTATAGTCAGGGTCTTGGTCCAGAACATGTGTGTAATAGTACTCCTCCTCTTTTATCAAATCCAATGCCAGCTTTCTCTTTTTGTACCGTCTCCATGCTACTTGTATATAACAAGCTCCCCAAGTCCTCCACTGGTGGGAGTAGTACCTAAACGCGTGCTGCAGTTTTTTGCTGTGAAGGCGCTTAAATTGACTCGCAACATACTTGAGGTCTTCAGCTTGGAGTGCAAATGCCTCGACTTCAGTGAGGGACTTGACAGTCCGAGTTGAAAGCGGAAGGTTTAGACTGGATGAAGGCACTAAGGCCCATGTCAGCAACTCTTCGCCACAGAAATCACCGGCTCTTAGGGTGATGGAGTTGAAGAACCCTGTCCTTCCACCATCAGTCGTGGCGCTCTCGAGTTCCCCTCTGACAATGAAAAGCATCTCACTCACCGGATCACCCTCACGAAATATGTACGTGTCTCTGGTGTTCAAGGATGACTTGAGGCGTTCACATATGGCATCCAAGAGCTGATCATCCATTTGCGCGAAGAAGGGCACCTGAAATTGAATTTAACCACCCTTTAAATCAGTAAATGATGCCAACTTGTTCGACTGATTGAGCTACAATGTACATATAATAAGCTGGGAAGTGCCTACATATATGACATTGTGAAATATACACATTCATTTGCCATGAGACTAGGGTTAATGGCAAGACACAACAAAGACTTACTCGGCGAACATGGGCAAGGCATAGATGCCTCTGAATTTGACGTCGTATATCCAAAGGCAAGGCATTTAAGATGGCTTTTTCATCAACACCTTTTGTGGCAATCCACTGATATTGAACAAACCGACGCACGCGTTCTTGCAACTCTGGTGGGAGTTGCCGGTGCCTCATCCACTCCTCTGTGTCTCTTCTTTTGACCCTCCACTCTTCAAGTCTAGCCGTCGTAGATTGCAGAAAAGTCTTGAGAAATCAGAAAATAATACATGCCATCAATGTCAGAACATAGAGAAAGTTACACTTACTTGGAACAAGAAACTAAACAGTATTCCTTTAGCTTGGACTCATTTTTTGCTTCAAGCAATGTAACTAATAATGTTGCCAGAACATTACCAAGCAGCTGATAGAATAATGCAACCAAATGTAACATATCTGAGAAAGAACAATGCAAGTGTTACCTGCATCTGACTCATGAGATGCGAAAACAAGACGAGGCCAATTGTCGCAATGGCAATACAAAACGAGGTCTCACTAACGTAAGTACTATTTTCAATGTCTTGTCCATATGCACTGCATATCATGAAATGATTTAACACATGAATTAGCACAAACAGTTTGCATTTCAACTATATATTATGTGTATATGTAACAAAATATAACAAAATGACATACCATAGATTTCTCATACCCCACCAAAGGCAATAGAAATACTTATTAATGAAGGATGCAGAAGCGACGTCATTGTTGAACGCCTCTTTAAACATTCCGAAAGTAAATTTCCCCTCATCTTTTATAGCATCGCAGTCTGAAACCACCTTTGTGTTCTTCAACCAAGCATCGCGTTCAGGACTATTTAATTTACAATCAAGAAACTTAAGATTACAGGAGGGTGAGTGTGTCCCATTTCGTTCGTCAAAGCATTTCTGACTCCAACACTCGTACTGCCGTTTAACCGACAACACATACCACGACGATCCAACAATCTGCCCTGACAATTTAGAACAACAATGGTCAGCTATTTGCTTCCAGTTAACTCTTCGTCGAATAGGAGAAAATGCAGGTCTGTTACATGTGCAGTTAGCGTGAAAATAACAAGATTGTACACTGCCCCTGACCAAGCCGTCCTCGCTACAACACCAGTGTTCTTAGCTATGCGTCGGTTCAGAGGGAAAAGCTGAATGAATCGGGGAATGTATTGAATGAGAACCATCAACGAAAGCGTATGGTTAGTATAAGCAGCTGTCGAGTTTCTCGTCGCTGGTATTACAAACCAAATCACAATCTGCAGGCATCAACAAACCAAACCAATACTAACAACGTAAAAATATGCATTATAAACTCAGTTTCATATAATTACAACATCAGTTTCAACAAAATTACAACATCAGTTTCATATAATTATATATGATTAGACCAAGTTACCACATCGATAACCATTTGTTCATGAACTTATAAAAATGTCATATATATATGAAATAATTACAACTAGTAGTATTAATCACCTAAACAATAATTCTATTTACTTCAATGACAACAAATTTGTTCTTATATCTGTAACTGAGTTTATGATATACATGGAGGCCCGTAGAAATTCCTATAAACTCATACAGTACATGCATTTTTATCGATGGTGCATACAATATATGCATTTATCTATGAACCAAATCACAATCTACATTAACAACATCAAAATATGCATCAATGTATCTTATACATGAATATAAGGACATGCATGCCGTGACCTGAGGGATTGGTAGACAGGCGGCTAGGTCGATGGAGAAGTCCTTTCGGAGGTAGCGGCTAGCAATGGCCCAAGGGTCAGTAACGAGCTGGCCGCGGCCGAAAACCCTAGAGCCAGGCTTAATGAAGGCAGTGCGAAACTTGATGAGGACTTGAAAAATGTAGAACAAATCGGCCATTGTGCGGATGGAGGTGACATAGATGCTGATTTTGAGGTCGACATCCATGCAGCCTTCTTTGCCGATGATGGGAAGGAAGAAGAAAAGAGGGTCTAGAAAAAGGCCGATGATGCAGATCACGAAGAAGATGTGGTTCCACCGCGTCACCGTTTCGGATCCCGGATCGTATATCTCTGACCACCATGCCTTCTTCTTTCGGAGGCTGAAGGGGACTGATGAGATTTGCCGGAATCTGGCAGAGGCAGCAGCGTAGGGGTGGAAGCTGTGCACCATGTTCGGGGCATCAATGTCGAATGCAGAGAGAGAGGAAGTTGTTGCATGGTGAAGAGGATATTATGGCTTTTGGTTTCGTGACCGTCGGTTGCATATGCGGAAAAAACGCCTCAAATGTTATTAGAGCTTCTATATAAAGTGCT encodes the following:
- the LOC101298429 gene encoding probable cyclic nucleotide-gated ion channel 16-like; the encoded protein is MVHSFHPYAAASARFRQISSVPFSLRKKKAWWSEIYDPGSETVTRWNHIFFVICIIGLFLDPLFFFLPIIGKEGCMDVDLKISIYVTSIRTMADLFYIFQVLIKFRTAFIKPGSRVFGRGQLVTDPWAIASRYLRKDFSIDLAACLPIPQIVIWFVIPATRNSTAAYTNHTLSLMVLIQYIPRFIQLFPLNRRIAKNTGVVARTAWSGAVYNLVIFTLTAHIVGSSWYVLSVKRQYECWSQKCFDERNGTHSPSCNLKFLDCKLNSPERDAWLKNTKVVSDCDAIKDEGKFTFGMFKEAFNNDVASASFINKYFYCLWWGMRNLCAYGQDIENSTYVSETSFCIAIATIGLVLFSHLMSQMQTFLQSTTARLEEWRVKRRDTEEWMRHRQLPPELQERVRRFVQYQWIATKGVDEKAILNALPLDIRRQIQRHLCLAHVRRVPFFAQMDDQLLDAICERLKSSLNTRDTYIFREGDPVSEMLFIVRGELESATTDGGRTGFFNSITLRAGDFCGEELLTWALVPSSSLNLPLSTRTVKSLTEVEAFALQAEDLKYVASQFKRLHSKKLQHAFRYYSHQWRTWGACYIQVAWRRYKKRKLALDLIKEEEYYYTHVLDQDPDYNNDSSLSSAAEQLHIPLGPAILASKFAANTKRGLRKVATRLDHEATSSATMPKKLFKPNEPDFSEDS